CGCCTGGTGTGTCCCACACGCGGCTGCCGGCAGACCTTCCGTGAGCAGATGCCCGGGGTGCTGGAGCGATACCAGCGCCGCACGGCCCGTCTGACCAGGCAGGTCAAGGCCGTGGTCAAAGAGTTAGCGGACCGGGCTGGATCGCGTCCGCTGGCGATACTCGCGGTGGGCCTGTCGCGTCACACGGCCCCCTGCGCACCCTGCTACGCATCCCGTTGCCCACCGCGCGGGTGCCCCGCGTGATCGGCGTCGACGACTTCGCCCTGCGCCGGCGGCCCCGCTATGCCACCGTGGGGCGCTGTCACGTTGTTGGGTGGGTAAGTGTCTGATGCTGCGTCGCGGCGTGGTGGAGCCCGGTTCCGGGTTGTGCTCAGGCCGTTACGGCGAGGCCGACGACGCCGGTGAACTGGTCCCAGATGGCGAAGCGGACGGTCATCTCGGCGCGGTAGTCGTGTGCGGGCATCAGGTGGCGGCGGGGACGGAAGTGGGGTGGGATGCCGCTGAACGCGGCCAGGAACCGCTGGGCTGCGTCCACGCTGCGGCAAGCCTTTCATCGCGCGTTCGCGCTGCCTGGTGGGCTGGTGGCTGTTCTCCGCCCGGTTGTTGGGGTACTTCGGCTGCCGGTGCTCGACGGAAGGCATGACCTCGCGGCGGGCGGCGCCGTAGGAGGGGAGCTTGCCGGTGACGATCGCCCGCGGCACCGTACGGGTCTTCTTCGGCAGGCGGCGCAGGAAGCGCCCGGCCGCGGCCTTGTCCCGTCGGCTCCGCACGAGGATGTCCAGGACGTTGCCGTCCTGGTCGACGGCCCGCCACAGGTACTTCAATTCACCGTTGATCGTGATGAAGACCTCGTCCAGGTGCCATGTGTCACCAGGCCGGGGCTGCCGGCGGCGCAGCGCGCCTGCGTACCGCTGCCCGAACCTGGCGCACCAGCGGCGCACCGTCTCATAGGAGACCACGATCCCGCGCCCGGCCATCAGCTCCTCCACCTCGCGCAACGACAGCGGGAAACGGAAGTACAGCCGCACACAGGGGGAGATGACCTCGACCGGGTACCGGTGACCCTGGTACGACAGCGACGTGCTCCCCACGAACAACCCCTCCCAGCCTGGTCAGCCAGAAGATCATCCCGCCCGCCAGCCAACGTGACAGCGCCCGCCCACCTCATCGAGGCCGATGGCGGCGAAGCCCTCACCCTCACCTGCGACGTCACCGGCGAAGAAGACGCCCAGGCCGCGGTCGATCGGAGCGTCGAACGCTTCGGAAGCCTGGACGCGGCCTTCAACATCGCCGGCGTCGAGCAGCCCGTCCAGTCGGCCGCCGACACCGCCAAGGACGACTGGGACCGCATCCTGGGCGTCAGCCTCACCGGCGCGTTCCTGTGTACCCGGGCTCAGCTCCGGCAGATGCTCCGGCAGGACGGCGGCGGCGCCATCGTCAACGTCTCCTCCGGCGCCGGGGTCAAGGGCTTCAAGGGGCAGGCCGCCTACGCCGCCGCCAAGCACGGGGTCATCGGCTCCACCCGCTCCGCCGCCCTCGACCACGCCGTCGTCGGCATCCGCACCAACGCCGTCTGCCCCGGCATCATCGACACCGGGATGATCCGCCGTTTCGGCGATACCCGCCCAGGGGGCCACGAAGGACTCATCGCCGACGAACCCGTCGGCCGCCTCGGCAAACCGGAAGAGATCGCCTCCGCCGTGCTCTGGCTGTACTCCGACGACGCCGCCTTCACCACCGGCCCCGCCCTCGTCGTCGGCGGCCAGACCACCTGACCCCCTCGATCCCTTCCTGGATCTTCGGCCGCTCGCTGCCGAGGCACTCGACCGGGTGGTCGCCGAGAAGTCCGAGCTCGCCGAACTCTGGGACGGGACACCCAGTGGCCCACAGTGGCGGCAAAGCATCAGCCGGCTTCGCGCCGTCCTCGCTCCCGCGTTTGCCTGCACCCGCAGGGTGGGTGCGCAGGCGGTGGCACAGCCGGGTCCGGGAGCCGGGGCGCATGGCGATCAGCCCGGCCACGGACAGGCGTCCCGAGTGTCGCCCGCTGATGATCACGACCGGGGTGCGGCCGCGTCGGCCCCAGGTGCGTCCCCGGGGCGGCTTCCGGGTGATCCCTGCCTCGTCCTCGAAGCAGATGTAGCCCCCGCGGGCCGCCCTCGCTCCTCCACCTCCGCCCAGGTCGCCTTCCACCCGGTGACGGCCTGCTCGTCGCGCTCGGCGACCCGCCGCGCGGGGACCTGCGGGCTGAAGCCGAGCCGGTGCATCAGTCGGGCGGCACCCGAGACGCTGTAGGGGACGTGGAACTTCCTGCCGATCAGCGTGGCCACCCGAGCGGCGGTCCACACCTGATCCTCCACCCAGCCGTGCGCGGCGGGTCCTGGAAGACGTACTGGATCACGCCCCGGCGGCGCAGGGCGCGCCACTGGCGGGGGCCGTACGCGCTGACCTGTTCGTCGCCGACGGTGATCGACCCGGCGGAGGCGCGCACCAGGCCGAGCGCGGCGCGGGCGAGGGTGAACTTGCCCGAGCCGGTCTCGCCGATGATGCCGACGGTCTCCCCAGGGGCGACGCTCAGGGAGACGTCGGTCAGGGCGCTGCGCCGCCGTCGGCGCGGTCCGTAGTGCACGGACAGGCCCTCGATGCGCAGGACCGGCTCGGTGGCCCGCGGTGCCGGCTCGTCGCTCATGCGTCCTCCTTCGGTGCGAGGAACTTTTCCAGGCCGTACTGCTCGTGCTCGGCGATCAGCAGGCGGGTGTACTCGTGCTGCGGGTCGTGCAGGACCTGCCGGGCCGAACCCTGTTCGACGACCTCGTCCCGGCACAGGACGAGGACCTCGTCGCAGAGCTGGGCGACGACGGCCAGGTCGTGGGAGACCACGACGAGGGCGAGACCGGTCTGCTCGCGCAGGTCGGCCAGCAGGTCGAGGATCTCGGCCTGGACGGTGACGTCGAGCGCGGTGGTGGCCTCGTCGGCGATCAGGATCCGCGGGCCGGCGGCGATCGCGACCGCGAGGAGCACCCGCTGGAGCATGCCTCCGGACAGCTCGTAGGTGTACTGGCCGTACACCAGCTCGGGGTCCCGCAGGTGCATGGCGCGCAGCAGTTCGACCGCCTGTCGGCGGGCCTCGCGCCGCTTGACCCCCTTCTTGACGCGGATGACCTCGGCGACCTGCGCGCCCACGCGGAGGGAGGGGTTGAGGTAGGAGGCCGGGTCCTGGAAGACCGCGCTGATGGTGGTGCCGCGCAGGGCCGTCCACCGGGCGGGGGAGAGGCCGGCGATGTCGTGGCCGTCGATCTCGATGGAACCGCCGGTGATCTCGAAGTGGGCGGGGAGGATGCCCAGGGCGGCCCGGCAGGTGAGGGTCTTGCCGCTGCCGGACTCGCCGACGATGCCGACGGTCCGGCCGGGGGTGAGCGCGAAGCTCACGCCGTGGACGATCTCCCGGCCGCCGACCCGGTCGCTGATGCGTACGTCGCGCACGGCCAGCACCGGCGCCTCGGCGGAGGCCGTCTCCCCGGTCTCCTCGGCCCGGGCGGGCAGCTTCTCGGACAGAGCGGTCATCACGCACCTCCGGCGGGAGCGGGGTCGGCCTTGTCGAACCGGTTGGCGCGGGCCTTGCGGTGGTTGACCAGTGCGCGGCCGGCCTCGCCCGAGATGTCGCGGATGGCGTCGGCGAGGAGGTTGCAGGCCCAGACGGTGATCATGATCAGGAGGGCGGGGTGAGGGGCGCCCACGGCCGGTGGCTGAGGTAGCCGAGGTCCGAGGCGAGCAGACCGCCCCAGGTGGGAGCGGGCGGCTGCACGCCGATCCCGAGGAACGTCAGGCTGGAGACGATCACGAAGCCGACCCCGATGGTCTGGGCGAGCGCGACCGCGATGGGCGGGAGCACCTTGACCCAGACGTGACGGCGGACGACCCAGCCGATGGAGGCCCCGGAGATGATCGCGGCCTCGACGTACTGCGAGCGGGCCACCGACAGGGTGGCGGCGCGGGACACCCGGTAGAACAGCGGGGACACCAGCGCCCCGGTGACGAGCATGGCCTGGGTGAGGCCGTTGCCGAGCAGGGCGATGACCGCGACGGCGAACAGCAGGAAGGGAAGGGCGACCAGGGTGTCGGCCAGCCGCAGGGTGATCCATTCGAAGGTCCGGCCGAGGTGGACCGACAGGATACCCGGGACGGTGCCCACCACCAGTG
This is a stretch of genomic DNA from Streptomyces sp. TG1A-8. It encodes these proteins:
- a CDS encoding ABC transporter ATP-binding protein — its product is MTALSEKLPARAEETGETASAEAPVLAVRDVRISDRVGGREIVHGVSFALTPGRTVGIVGESGSGKTLTCRAALGILPAHFEITGGSIEIDGHDIAGLSPARWTALRGTTISAVFQDPASYLNPSLRVGAQVAEVIRVKKGVKRREARRQAVELLRAMHLRDPELVYGQYTYELSGGMLQRVLLAVAIAAGPRILIADEATTALDVTVQAEILDLLADLREQTGLALVVVSHDLAVVAQLCDEVLVLCRDEVVEQGSARQVLHDPQHEYTRLLIAEHEQYGLEKFLAPKEDA
- a CDS encoding SDR family oxidoreductase; the encoded protein is MTAPAHLIEADGGEALTLTCDVTGEEDAQAAVDRSVERFGSLDAAFNIAGVEQPVQSAADTAKDDWDRILGVSLTGAFLCTRAQLRQMLRQDGGGAIVNVSSGAGVKGFKGQAAYAAAKHGVIGSTRSAALDHAVVGIRTNAVCPGIIDTGMIRRFGDTRPGGHEGLIADEPVGRLGKPEEIASAVLWLYSDDAAFTTGPALVVGGQTT